One Microbacterium sp. W4I20 DNA window includes the following coding sequences:
- a CDS encoding anti-sigma factor, translating into MNHDQYSQWDAAYVMGVLSVTERHEFERHLSACSSCRRAVSDLAPLPGLLAALPATPRQADAAAGAHATASDPASLAQLAARVRGRKRKTRMLLAAAAVGLVFVGGAAGYLGTQGFAPTTVAETEYASVRLDPVGESGVYADLAMTERTWGTRLDWSCTYPAGISAGHDYVLAVTDRAGMRHVVATWTGDGGARTTGLSAATSTSLDQIARVELSATPSGILLAAIDY; encoded by the coding sequence ATGAACCACGACCAGTACAGCCAGTGGGATGCGGCCTACGTGATGGGGGTCCTGAGCGTCACGGAGCGGCATGAGTTCGAGCGCCACCTGTCGGCCTGCTCGTCCTGCCGGCGCGCGGTGAGCGATCTGGCACCGCTCCCCGGGCTGCTCGCTGCACTGCCCGCCACACCTCGGCAGGCGGATGCTGCGGCGGGAGCGCACGCGACGGCATCCGATCCCGCCTCTCTGGCCCAGCTGGCGGCGCGGGTGCGCGGCCGCAAGCGGAAGACGCGGATGCTGCTCGCCGCCGCCGCGGTCGGCCTGGTGTTCGTCGGCGGAGCCGCCGGCTACCTCGGCACGCAGGGCTTCGCCCCGACGACGGTCGCCGAGACGGAGTACGCCTCCGTGCGACTGGATCCGGTCGGCGAGAGCGGCGTGTACGCCGACCTCGCCATGACCGAACGCACCTGGGGCACGCGCCTCGACTGGTCCTGCACCTACCCGGCCGGCATCTCGGCCGGGCACGACTACGTGCTCGCCGTCACCGATCGCGCCGGCATGCGGCACGTCGTGGCGACCTGGACCGGCGACGGTGGAGCGCGCACGACCGGACTCTCGGCGGCGACCTCCACGTCGCTTGACCAGATCGCCCGCGTCGAGCTGTCGGCCACCCCCTCCGGCATCCTGCTCGCCGCCATCGACTACTGA
- a CDS encoding CsbD family protein codes for MGLDDKIKNAAQDIAGKAKEAIGNATDNDKLVAEGKADQAKSDVKQAGENVKDAFKK; via the coding sequence ATGGGACTCGATGACAAGATCAAGAACGCCGCTCAGGACATCGCCGGCAAGGCGAAGGAAGCGATCGGCAACGCGACCGACAACGACAAGCTCGTCGCCGAGGGCAAGGCCGACCAGGCCAAGTCCGACGTCAAGCAGGCCGGCGAGAACGTCAAGGACGCCTTCAAGAAGTAA
- a CDS encoding helix-turn-helix domain-containing protein has product MSQHPFGTLLRRRRQHADLTIERLSERSGVSPRTIGDIERGKSIGPQRRTVIALADGLELTGQERAEFLGAARPGRRGATGDHTSAAIRPLRLPDFSGREEQMRVIAAMLSPADTATSTPILITGTGGVGKTTVALEALHRATGDSTDVLFVNVHSPDTLPLSPLQVLQALLRQTATREEPDTMDDAVAAWRRASASGTLAVLLDNVTVEEQVRPVLTASHPVRVVLTSRRSLAGLEGSRRVVLGPLARPDGIAFLTRMIPEPQRTRGDLDELAQLCSDLPLALRIAGNRITSRPAWTVEDYTARLRAEATRLRHLVAGDLRVASTFALSFDALTPRSQLVFRSIPLITGSSFRADMVASMHPLEDETTAEILDELTDLALLEPLSGERYRIHDLLRIFAEEQLVAAQSADDIDAQRARLRRWTLDTTRTMALFTEEMDAAAGAGDVTLASARDWLTTESDSWLEALKVAAASPTDPQEPVLAAAGALIRFAERWLSFPHWRTVAQIAVTAAERLGDGVALAEQLQMMAALELALFDGDPDLAQEIAVRARAVAETAGAPEAASWALISVAWSETLRGETAAARESAGLALAEAIAHASPEAQVQSRYWIAMTLMEDDPESALAQAVEMRRTLDEHESDLPLREWNTANGVTTAIAAKALLALGRYAEAVDVADRIMDDASFFPHESDFLARAYRHRGFAHLGLGEHEKARLDLRQALDLVEEHERPDWWAAEILEALVPLEQP; this is encoded by the coding sequence GTGTCGCAGCATCCGTTCGGTACTCTCCTGCGCCGCCGACGCCAGCATGCCGATCTCACCATCGAGCGCCTGTCGGAGCGATCCGGCGTGAGCCCGCGAACCATCGGCGACATCGAGCGCGGGAAGAGCATCGGCCCGCAGCGACGCACGGTCATCGCGCTCGCCGACGGTCTCGAGCTCACCGGACAAGAGCGGGCCGAGTTCCTCGGTGCCGCACGTCCCGGTCGTCGGGGAGCGACGGGCGATCACACCTCCGCCGCGATCCGCCCGCTCCGACTGCCGGACTTCAGCGGGCGCGAGGAGCAGATGCGGGTTATCGCCGCGATGCTGTCACCGGCGGACACCGCGACGTCGACACCGATCCTGATCACCGGCACGGGCGGGGTCGGCAAGACGACGGTCGCTCTCGAAGCCCTCCATCGCGCGACGGGTGACAGCACCGACGTCCTGTTCGTCAACGTGCACAGCCCCGACACGCTCCCCCTCTCTCCACTGCAGGTGCTCCAGGCACTCCTCCGACAGACCGCCACCCGTGAGGAACCCGACACGATGGACGACGCCGTCGCCGCCTGGCGTCGAGCGAGCGCATCCGGGACTCTCGCCGTGCTCCTCGACAACGTGACGGTCGAGGAGCAGGTTCGACCGGTGCTGACCGCGTCGCACCCGGTGCGGGTCGTGCTCACCTCGCGGCGCTCGCTGGCCGGGCTCGAAGGCTCCCGCCGCGTCGTGCTCGGCCCGCTCGCGCGGCCCGACGGCATCGCGTTCCTCACCCGGATGATCCCTGAGCCCCAGCGCACCCGCGGCGACCTCGACGAACTCGCCCAGCTGTGCTCCGACCTTCCCCTCGCGCTCCGGATCGCGGGCAATCGCATCACGTCGCGACCTGCCTGGACCGTCGAGGACTACACGGCGCGCCTGCGCGCAGAGGCCACTCGACTCCGGCATCTGGTCGCGGGAGACCTGCGTGTCGCATCGACGTTCGCGCTCTCGTTCGACGCCCTCACCCCGAGATCGCAGCTGGTCTTCCGCAGCATCCCGCTGATCACCGGTTCGTCGTTCCGTGCCGACATGGTCGCGTCGATGCATCCGTTGGAGGACGAGACGACCGCAGAGATCCTCGACGAGCTGACCGACCTCGCTCTGCTCGAGCCGCTGAGCGGTGAGCGATACCGGATCCACGATCTGCTCCGCATCTTCGCCGAGGAGCAGCTCGTCGCGGCGCAGTCGGCCGACGACATCGACGCCCAGCGCGCTCGGCTTCGCCGGTGGACGCTCGATACGACTCGCACGATGGCGCTGTTCACCGAGGAGATGGATGCCGCCGCCGGCGCCGGGGATGTGACTCTCGCATCGGCGCGAGACTGGCTCACCACGGAATCCGATTCGTGGCTCGAAGCTCTCAAGGTCGCCGCGGCCAGTCCGACGGACCCGCAGGAACCGGTTCTCGCGGCCGCCGGCGCGCTCATCCGCTTCGCCGAGCGATGGCTCAGCTTCCCGCACTGGAGAACGGTCGCGCAGATCGCGGTCACCGCCGCCGAGCGTCTGGGCGACGGCGTGGCGCTGGCCGAGCAGCTGCAGATGATGGCCGCCCTCGAGCTCGCGCTCTTCGACGGCGATCCCGACCTCGCGCAGGAGATCGCGGTCCGTGCGCGCGCGGTGGCGGAGACGGCAGGAGCCCCCGAAGCCGCGTCGTGGGCGCTCATCTCGGTCGCGTGGAGCGAGACCCTGCGAGGAGAGACTGCGGCAGCACGGGAGTCGGCCGGCCTCGCGCTCGCGGAGGCGATCGCCCACGCGTCCCCCGAGGCGCAGGTGCAGAGCCGATACTGGATCGCCATGACTCTGATGGAGGACGACCCGGAGAGCGCTCTTGCACAGGCCGTCGAGATGCGCCGGACGCTCGACGAGCACGAGTCAGACCTCCCTCTCCGGGAGTGGAACACGGCGAACGGCGTCACGACGGCCATCGCGGCGAAAGCGCTCCTCGCGCTGGGCCGCTACGCCGAGGCCGTCGACGTGGCCGATCGGATCATGGACGACGCGTCGTTCTTCCCGCACGAGTCGGATTTCCTCGCCCGCGCGTACCGGCATCGCGGTTTCGCGCACCTCGGCCTCGGCGAGCACGAGAAGGCGCGCCTCGACCTGCGGCAGGCCCTCGATCTGGTCGAGGAGCACGAGCGCCCCGACTGGTGGGCGGCGGAGATCCTCGAGGCGCTGGTCCCACTCGAACAGCCGTGA
- a CDS encoding histidine phosphatase family protein, with protein sequence MRLLLIRHGQTPSNELGLLDTQAPGPGLTALGERQALALPEALRDWEISSISVSTLTRTSLTAAPLAEDRGLTPVIDAGLREIDAGDDEMASGMAAFRRYIGVAWSWAKGDVEARMPGSENGVEFFDRFDGAVDRAMSSGGPHPVIVSHGAAIRVWVGSRCRNVDDLFRADIELHNTGGAVVERDDAGLWHLLEWKSMPIGGAELDAPSDAATQDPTGSMTADEID encoded by the coding sequence ATGCGCCTGCTTCTCATCCGTCACGGCCAGACCCCGTCGAACGAGCTCGGCCTGCTCGACACCCAGGCGCCGGGCCCCGGCCTGACCGCGCTCGGAGAACGCCAGGCGCTCGCTCTTCCTGAGGCTCTGAGGGACTGGGAGATCAGCAGCATCTCCGTCTCCACCCTCACGCGCACGTCACTGACTGCCGCGCCGCTCGCCGAAGATCGGGGTCTGACCCCGGTGATCGACGCGGGCCTGCGCGAGATCGACGCCGGTGACGACGAGATGGCGTCGGGCATGGCCGCATTCCGGCGGTACATCGGCGTCGCGTGGTCATGGGCGAAGGGCGATGTGGAGGCGCGGATGCCGGGATCGGAGAACGGCGTCGAGTTCTTCGACCGCTTCGACGGGGCCGTCGACCGGGCGATGAGCTCGGGCGGGCCGCATCCGGTCATCGTCAGCCACGGGGCGGCGATCCGCGTCTGGGTGGGCAGCCGCTGCCGCAACGTCGACGACCTGTTCCGCGCCGACATCGAGCTGCACAACACCGGCGGGGCGGTCGTCGAGCGCGATGACGCCGGCCTCTGGCACCTGCTCGAGTGGAAGTCGATGCCGATCGGCGGCGCCGAGCTCGACGCACCCAGCGATGCCGCGACGCAGGACCCGACGGGGTCGATGACCGCGGACGAGATCGACTGA
- a CDS encoding helix-turn-helix domain-containing protein — protein MTDVALAPHGDRAASLRGVVEELSVLLDRTVVVHDEQRALTVRSGSPSDVTRHLRILTPVEETANDEIDLETPVTGRAGFLGRILVLADERRPLPRGHLDALDAAVSLVRAVLDDRALPAAPGRDEVFADLLADHVAVRRTAFAVATGQLWIRGGEGTRIHAVRVDSAVSTVMLVAMGRRLAAARHLPFASLGVSRGTLYLMSAPSEVPLHDEIIADAAAHGIRVLGIGTASPSPGAEDLWAAAHEASSAAELSATFEAFQPGVDVAELGGWLLLASSTVEPARLRVISPAAHALYFEGGESQRRTVETYLDVSGNVVAACELLFVHRTTLYYRLEKMPSVVRDALADGMKRSTLHLSLKLIRMWEATGRV, from the coding sequence ATGACCGATGTCGCCCTCGCACCGCACGGAGACCGCGCAGCCTCTCTCCGGGGAGTCGTCGAGGAGTTGTCCGTGCTCCTCGACCGGACGGTGGTCGTCCACGACGAACAGCGCGCCCTCACGGTGCGCAGCGGCTCGCCGTCGGACGTCACCCGCCACCTGCGGATCCTGACCCCGGTCGAGGAGACGGCGAACGACGAGATCGACCTCGAGACGCCGGTCACCGGGCGCGCCGGGTTCCTCGGGCGCATCCTCGTGCTCGCCGACGAACGACGCCCGCTGCCGCGCGGTCACCTCGATGCGCTGGATGCTGCCGTCTCGCTGGTGCGCGCGGTCCTCGACGATCGCGCCCTCCCCGCCGCACCCGGGCGCGACGAGGTGTTCGCCGATCTGCTCGCCGACCATGTCGCCGTGCGCCGCACGGCCTTCGCCGTCGCGACGGGGCAGCTATGGATTCGCGGCGGCGAGGGAACACGCATCCATGCCGTGCGCGTCGACTCCGCCGTCAGCACCGTCATGCTGGTGGCGATGGGTCGCCGCCTCGCGGCCGCCCGGCACCTTCCCTTCGCCTCTCTGGGCGTGAGCAGGGGCACGCTGTATCTGATGAGCGCACCCTCCGAGGTGCCACTCCACGACGAGATCATCGCGGACGCGGCCGCCCACGGCATTCGCGTTCTCGGCATCGGCACGGCGTCACCGTCGCCGGGCGCGGAAGACCTCTGGGCGGCGGCGCACGAGGCTTCGAGCGCCGCCGAGCTCTCGGCCACGTTCGAGGCGTTCCAGCCGGGCGTCGACGTCGCAGAGTTGGGCGGATGGCTCCTCCTGGCCTCGTCCACGGTCGAGCCCGCGCGGCTGCGAGTGATCTCGCCGGCCGCGCACGCCCTCTACTTCGAGGGCGGTGAGTCGCAGCGTCGCACGGTGGAGACCTATCTCGACGTGAGCGGCAATGTCGTGGCCGCCTGCGAGCTGCTCTTCGTGCATCGGACGACGCTCTACTACCGCCTCGAGAAGATGCCGTCTGTGGTGCGCGACGCACTCGCCGACGGCATGAAGCGCAGCACCCTGCACCTCTCGCTCAAGCTGATCCGGATGTGGGAAGCCACGGGACGCGTGTAG
- a CDS encoding cupin domain-containing protein, with the protein MESTDPTAPHHETPTLGNPDLPPEGEGNTLADPQSTAMTGPRNPVIESQFPSQLHAPGTDISTQPMFWSSFNISPRRVQAGGWARELTRQDFHISEEIAGVNMYLQAGGIRELHWHQTAEWAVMTRGKCRVTTLSRDGRPSVEDVEEGDLWFFPAGTPHSLQGLGPDGAEFVLAFDDGDQSESNTLLLTDWFAHTPPDVLAKNFGVVQEAFADIPLHNLWIFPGDEPGDLAQDQADAGVEWGAAEPIIFRLSRSQPLHENSGGSIRIADSTNFPLSNTVAAALVTVEPGSMRELHWHPNADEWQYYLRGSARMTVFDTGPHANTTDFRPGDVGVVRKNLGHYVENTGDDVLQFLEVFRTDRYEEVSLANWLAHVPPSLVAAHLNIDEATLATFPRAAQGITPLR; encoded by the coding sequence ATGGAATCGACGGACCCGACCGCACCGCATCACGAGACGCCGACCCTCGGCAACCCCGACCTGCCGCCGGAGGGCGAGGGCAACACGCTCGCCGATCCGCAGAGCACCGCGATGACAGGACCGCGCAATCCCGTCATCGAGAGTCAGTTCCCCAGCCAGCTTCATGCGCCGGGGACCGACATCAGCACGCAGCCGATGTTCTGGTCGTCGTTCAACATCTCGCCGCGTCGGGTGCAGGCCGGCGGCTGGGCGCGGGAGCTCACACGTCAGGACTTCCACATCTCCGAGGAGATCGCGGGCGTCAACATGTACCTGCAGGCCGGCGGCATCCGCGAACTGCACTGGCATCAGACCGCGGAATGGGCGGTCATGACGCGGGGGAAGTGCCGGGTGACCACCCTCAGCCGCGACGGACGCCCCAGCGTGGAAGACGTCGAGGAGGGCGATCTCTGGTTCTTCCCGGCCGGCACCCCGCACTCGCTTCAGGGGCTGGGACCGGACGGCGCCGAGTTCGTGCTCGCCTTCGACGACGGGGATCAGTCCGAATCGAACACACTGCTGCTCACCGACTGGTTCGCGCACACTCCGCCCGATGTGCTGGCGAAGAACTTCGGGGTGGTGCAGGAGGCCTTCGCCGACATCCCGCTGCACAACCTGTGGATCTTCCCCGGTGACGAGCCCGGCGATCTCGCGCAGGACCAGGCGGATGCCGGAGTCGAGTGGGGCGCCGCGGAACCCATCATCTTCCGCCTCTCGCGCTCGCAGCCGCTGCACGAGAACAGCGGCGGCAGCATCCGGATCGCGGACAGCACCAATTTTCCGCTGTCGAACACGGTGGCCGCCGCGCTCGTCACCGTCGAGCCGGGCTCGATGCGCGAACTGCACTGGCACCCGAACGCCGACGAGTGGCAGTACTACCTGCGAGGATCGGCCCGGATGACCGTGTTCGACACCGGTCCGCACGCTAACACGACGGACTTCCGGCCGGGTGATGTGGGAGTGGTGCGCAAGAACCTCGGCCACTACGTCGAGAACACCGGCGACGACGTGCTCCAGTTCCTCGAGGTCTTCCGTACCGACCGGTATGAGGAGGTCTCACTGGCGAACTGGCTGGCGCACGTGCCCCCGTCGCTGGTCGCCGCGCACCTGAACATCGACGAGGCGACGCTCGCGACGTTCCCGCGGGCGGCGCAGGGGATCACCCCGCTGCGCTGA
- a CDS encoding SDR family NAD(P)-dependent oxidoreductase — MNWDPAHLPDQTGRTIVVTGATAGIGYFAAEQLAATGAEVVLASRSEPKLQVAKTAILQQVPGAAVRTVVIDLASFDSVARAADELQDLPRIDGILLNGGAMSSGRGTTADGIPLLLGTHVVANVRLIAGVLPALVANGESNGSASRIVHTSTGFVEQFRMGVDDVGAAPRVAIAAYTKAKTVTEVFAFELDRRLRAAGLPVASLVVRPGVGVDARTPERVGIRDRSTPYQRNPYTPWAQGKDTAAWSAVRALTDPAAQGGDYYSPTGRLRGLPVKIAPLARTSTPPADLAESVWGQLEKIAGVRIPLGVASGF; from the coding sequence ATGAACTGGGACCCCGCACACCTGCCCGACCAGACCGGCCGCACGATCGTCGTCACCGGCGCCACCGCGGGTATCGGCTACTTCGCCGCGGAACAGCTCGCCGCGACAGGTGCCGAAGTCGTCTTGGCTTCGCGCTCGGAACCGAAGCTGCAAGTGGCGAAGACGGCGATCCTCCAGCAGGTTCCCGGTGCCGCAGTGCGGACTGTGGTGATCGATCTCGCCTCGTTCGACTCCGTGGCGCGCGCCGCCGACGAACTCCAGGACCTGCCGCGCATCGACGGCATCCTGCTCAACGGCGGGGCGATGAGCAGCGGTCGCGGCACCACGGCCGACGGCATCCCGCTGCTCCTCGGCACGCACGTCGTCGCGAACGTCCGTCTGATCGCGGGCGTCCTCCCGGCACTCGTGGCCAACGGCGAGTCGAACGGATCGGCGAGCCGGATCGTGCACACCTCGACCGGCTTCGTCGAGCAGTTCCGGATGGGAGTCGACGACGTCGGCGCGGCTCCCCGCGTGGCGATCGCCGCCTACACGAAGGCGAAGACCGTGACCGAGGTGTTCGCCTTCGAGCTCGACCGCCGACTGCGCGCGGCGGGCCTCCCGGTCGCCTCCCTCGTCGTGCGACCCGGCGTCGGGGTCGACGCCAGGACACCGGAGCGGGTCGGCATCCGCGATCGATCCACTCCCTACCAGCGCAACCCGTACACACCATGGGCGCAGGGCAAGGACACCGCGGCGTGGTCAGCCGTCCGCGCCCTCACCGATCCCGCCGCGCAGGGCGGTGACTACTACAGCCCCACCGGGCGCCTGCGGGGGCTGCCGGTGAAGATCGCTCCCCTCGCCCGCACCAGCACTCCACCCGCCGACCTCGCGGAGAGCGTGTGGGGCCAGCTCGAGAAGATCGCCGGAGTCCGCATTCCCCTGGGTGTCGCGTCGGGTTTCTAG
- a CDS encoding SGNH/GDSL hydrolase family protein has product MRRLRSLASVAALALGLSACAASPAPDASPTPGSGPVVAFYGDSYTLGTGASDSALRWSTVISADRGWREFNPSVNGLGFVNHRSDFGEDDLPALVIAQEPDIVFVTMGLNDNFSYESRAELIHETITADLVRLRDALPSARIIVVEPFWYTEKRPESLTVISGWVEAAAAEIGADWIPDASHWLDGHYAGSSDSWMASDGLHPSDRGYAHMAEQMDAALERLDPPL; this is encoded by the coding sequence ATGCGCCGTCTCCGATCGCTCGCCTCTGTGGCCGCCCTCGCTCTGGGGCTCAGTGCCTGCGCCGCCTCGCCGGCACCCGATGCGTCCCCGACGCCGGGGAGCGGACCGGTCGTCGCCTTCTACGGCGACTCGTACACACTGGGTACCGGCGCGAGCGACTCCGCACTGCGCTGGTCGACGGTCATCAGCGCCGACCGCGGCTGGCGCGAGTTCAACCCGAGCGTGAACGGGCTCGGGTTCGTCAATCACCGCAGCGACTTCGGTGAAGACGATCTGCCCGCGCTCGTCATCGCCCAGGAGCCCGACATCGTGTTCGTCACGATGGGGTTGAACGACAACTTCAGCTACGAGTCCCGCGCCGAGCTCATCCACGAGACGATCACCGCGGATCTCGTCCGACTGCGCGACGCCCTGCCCTCCGCGCGGATCATCGTCGTCGAGCCGTTCTGGTACACAGAGAAGCGTCCTGAATCGCTCACGGTGATCAGCGGCTGGGTCGAGGCGGCCGCCGCCGAGATCGGCGCGGACTGGATCCCCGACGCCAGCCACTGGCTCGACGGGCACTACGCCGGGTCGTCCGACAGCTGGATGGCGTCCGACGGCCTGCATCCGTCCGATCGTGGCTATGCGCACATGGCCGAGCAGATGGATGCTGCGCTCGAGCGGCTCGACCCGCCGCTGTAG
- a CDS encoding TetR/AcrR family transcriptional regulator, giving the protein MAQIRSDAARSRARILDIARTHDAGSLRLNDVAREAGVGVGTVYRHFPTVHALVEALSAATLERMSVIARTAVQHPNPEEALVEFLDAALELQLQDGGLQAVLLSPDDEDESVRAMKIEIFATFDGVLQRAREAGLVRPDLSIVQIEHLICGVEHAVRIGAPEDRALFLDILIAGIRPR; this is encoded by the coding sequence ATGGCACAGATCCGATCGGATGCCGCGCGCAGTCGCGCACGGATCCTCGACATCGCACGGACGCACGATGCTGGCTCGCTGCGCCTGAACGACGTCGCTCGGGAAGCCGGCGTCGGAGTCGGAACGGTCTACCGGCATTTTCCGACCGTTCACGCACTGGTCGAGGCGCTCTCCGCGGCGACGCTCGAGCGGATGTCGGTGATCGCGCGCACTGCGGTGCAGCATCCGAATCCGGAGGAAGCCCTCGTCGAGTTCCTCGACGCCGCCCTGGAGCTTCAGCTGCAGGACGGCGGACTGCAGGCGGTGCTGCTCTCTCCCGACGATGAGGACGAGTCCGTCCGCGCGATGAAGATCGAGATCTTCGCCACCTTCGACGGGGTGCTGCAGCGGGCCCGAGAGGCGGGACTGGTGCGCCCGGACCTGTCGATCGTGCAGATCGAGCACCTGATCTGCGGCGTCGAGCACGCCGTGCGCATCGGCGCCCCCGAAGACCGCGCGCTCTTCCTCGACATCCTGATCGCCGGCATCCGCCCGCGCTGA
- a CDS encoding sigma-70 family RNA polymerase sigma factor → MKTTTDADALLRGIHERYSGMLRGFVIALPYDVALADDVVQETLLRAWQNPDILTRPEPVVRAWLCTVARNLVTDDLRSARRRREVTVETMPEEAHDDDTERLFERWVIAEALSTLPADHQAVISGAYHGGKSIAQLAVDFGIPAGTVKSRLHYGLRALRLALQERGVVS, encoded by the coding sequence GTGAAGACGACGACGGATGCTGACGCGCTGCTGCGCGGCATCCACGAGCGCTATTCCGGGATGCTCCGCGGCTTCGTGATCGCGCTGCCCTACGACGTCGCGCTCGCCGACGACGTCGTGCAGGAGACGCTGCTGCGCGCCTGGCAGAACCCCGACATCCTCACCCGACCCGAGCCCGTGGTGCGGGCCTGGCTCTGCACGGTGGCGCGGAACCTCGTCACCGACGACCTGCGCAGCGCCCGGCGGCGACGCGAGGTCACCGTCGAGACGATGCCCGAAGAGGCGCACGACGACGACACCGAGCGCCTCTTCGAGCGCTGGGTCATCGCCGAGGCTCTGTCGACGCTCCCCGCCGACCACCAGGCCGTCATCAGCGGGGCGTACCACGGCGGCAAGAGCATCGCCCAGCTCGCCGTCGACTTCGGCATCCCCGCCGGCACCGTCAAATCACGTCTGCACTACGGCTTGCGCGCGCTGCGCCTGGCCCTGCAGGAGAGAGGCGTCGTCTCATGA
- a CDS encoding alpha/beta fold hydrolase yields the protein MAPPLTYVLVHGAFTDASCWWPITLRLLGSGHRVLAPPIMMRSFAGDCAYIRCVVDRIDGPVILVGHGYGGAVAAVAGASTQVVGLVFIDGYVLDAGENIAELRELFPRADIARHLVAALFRDERDTVGTELSIDIPQFPFLVAEGLSDDEAQVLAVSQRPIAVAALSERAPTAAWRHRPTWGVVSLGDRTIHPDLQRFGCRRAQARRILELDAPHLVMRTHPTEIVDLLLDAAADLIP from the coding sequence ATGGCTCCCCCGCTCACGTACGTTCTCGTGCACGGTGCTTTCACCGACGCCTCCTGCTGGTGGCCGATCACCCTCAGGCTCCTGGGCAGCGGGCATCGGGTCCTCGCACCGCCGATCATGATGCGCAGCTTCGCCGGCGACTGCGCGTACATCCGTTGCGTCGTCGATCGGATCGACGGACCGGTCATCCTCGTCGGTCACGGCTACGGCGGCGCCGTCGCGGCGGTCGCCGGGGCCTCGACGCAGGTCGTCGGGTTGGTGTTCATCGACGGCTACGTGCTCGACGCCGGCGAGAACATCGCCGAGCTGCGCGAGCTCTTCCCGCGCGCCGACATCGCTCGTCACCTGGTTGCCGCCCTCTTCCGCGACGAGCGCGACACGGTCGGCACCGAGCTCAGCATCGACATCCCGCAGTTCCCGTTCCTCGTCGCCGAAGGCCTGTCCGACGACGAGGCACAGGTGCTGGCGGTCTCGCAGCGGCCGATCGCCGTCGCCGCTCTGTCGGAGCGCGCCCCGACCGCCGCCTGGCGCCATCGACCGACCTGGGGAGTCGTCTCCCTCGGCGACCGCACCATCCATCCCGACCTGCAGCGCTTCGGATGCCGGCGCGCGCAGGCCCGGCGAATCCTCGAACTGGATGCGCCGCATCTGGTCATGCGCACCCACCCGACGGAGATCGTCGACCTCCTGCTCGACGCCGCCGCCGATCTGATCCCGTAG